The sequence TCCGTTTTCTTCTGGATGCCTTCCTTCACACGGCGGCCATAGTCTTCGTCAGCCTGTGTGAAGTGGCCGATCATCGCTTCCTGGATGCGCACATCACACTGCGCGAGCGCGTCCGACAGATTTTTGATCAGTTCATCCCGCTCCCAGTCCTCGAACATCCGGTACGTTTCCCCGGCCTGGCCATAGTTGTTCGGCCGGTCGATCGGCGCGCTCATCGCTGCTGCGTTGAACGTCGGCCGGTGCGGAGGACGTTCTGCGCCGTCCGCTTCCTGGAGGCCGCCCAGCATGGACGGTTCGTAGTTGATGTGCGGGTTGTCCCCCGATTCGTCGGGGTTCCGGAAGTCCATCTGACCGCGCTGCTGGTTCGTCCGCACGTGTGTCTTCGGTGCGTTCGCCGGCAGCTGCAGATAGTTCGAGCCGACACGGTACCGCTGCGTATCGGAATACGAGAATGTCCGGCCCTGCAGCATCTTGTCATCCGAGAAGTCCATCCCGTCGACGAGGACGCCCGTCCCGAATGCCGCCTGTTCGATTTCTGTATAGAAATCTTTCGGGTTCCGGTCCAGCACCATACGGCCGACCGGCAGCCATGGGAATTTGTCTTCCGGCCACAGTTTCGTATCATCGAGCGGATCGAAGTCGAGTTCCTCGTGATAGTCATCCTCCATGATCTGGACGAAAAGCTCCCATTCCGGATAATTTCCGCGCTCGATCGCCGTATACAGATCCTCCGTCGCATGGCCGACCGATTTCGCCTGGATGGCGTCGGCGTCTTCCTGCGTCAGGTTGCGGATGCCTTCCTTCGGCTCCCAGTGGTACTTCACGAGGACGGCCTCGCCTTTGTCGTTCACACCATTTATACGTATTGACGCCCGAACCCTGCATATGACGGTACGTCGCAGGAATGCCCCACGGCGAGAACAGGAATGTGATCATATGTGTCGCTTCCGGCGAACGCGACACGAAGTCGAACATCCGCTGCGGATTCGGCACGTTCGACGCGGGATCCGCTTTGAACGCATGGATCATATCCGGGAACTTCATCGCATCACGGATGAAGAAGATCTTCAAGTTGTTGCCGACCAGATCCCAGTTGCCGTCCTCGGTATACATCTTCACTGCGAAGCCGCGCGGATCGCGTGCCGTCTCCGGAGAGTCTTTCGCTCCTCCGACTGTCGAGAAACGCACGAGGACCGGTGTCCGCTTGCCGGCGCCCGAGAACACCTTCGCCCGTGTATACTTCTCAACCGGCTCATCGCCGACTTTGCCATACGTTTCGAAAAAGCCGTGCGCACCTGAACCGCGGGCGTGGACGACCCGTTCCGGAATCTCTTCCCGGTCGAAATGTGAAATCTTTTCAATGAAATGATAGTTCTCCAGCGTCGCCGGTCCGCGGTCGCCGATCGTCCGGATGTTCTGGTTATCCTGCACCGGATGGCCCTGCCGCGTCGTCAGCGTCTCCCGCTGCACATCGTCATTGTTCTGCTTGTTCTTGTTCTGTTCGTTATCCAAACCGAATACCCCCCAGCAAGATTGTAGGAAACAGAAATTTCCTCATACTGGTCACAGTGTACCCGGATCATCTACATTGTAAACATTCTAATATAAAAACTAGTAGCAATTCGGATAACCGAACAAGAGTCATTCGGGATTCCGACTGTCCATGTGTTGCGGATGCCGGTATAGTGGAGAGGAAGCGAGGTGAAACAAATGGAGCATTCATTCACAGGGATCGACCATGTGCAGATCGCAGCACCTCCGGGGGCGGAGGAACAGGCGCGCGCCTTCTACGGACAGCTGCTCGGCATGCCTGAGATCGAAAAACCGGAGAATTTGAAATCACGGGGCGGCTGCTGGTTTTCGTGCGGCAGCCAGGAAGTGCATATCGGCATCCAGCACGATTTCCAGGCAGCCAAAAAAGCGCATCCCGGATTCACCGTACATGCGCTTCCATCCTTGCGGCATACCCTGCAGGAAGCCGGCTATGGAATTTCCGAAGAACCGCCGATCGACGGCCGGCAGCGGTTTTTCACACACGACCCGTTCGGCAACCGGATCGAATTCCTGGAGTTCGACTGATCAGCCGAGGAGAATCCGTTTTTCATCGGCATCCAGGCGGACGAGTTCCGCTTCGGATGCTTCTTTCTTCTGCATCAGCCTCGATTGCACACGCCGGACATCCTGCAGGACACCATTCAGTTTCTGCTTCCCTTCCGTGATCCGGGAATGGACGGCAAAATCCGAGAAGATGTTATCGAAGAACAGATCCGTGAACGTGAAGATGTCGTTGCGGTTCACCTGGAATGATGCGGTCGCCGCTTCCTGGACGTCCATCAGTTCCGTCTCATAATGACGGAGCGCCCGCTGCGCCTGGTGGACGAGATCGTCGGAACTGTTCACTTCGGAGTATTTCAGAGCGGATACGAGCAGACCGCCGCCGAGGAACGTATCCCACATCGACAGCCCTTCCGCGTTGCTCAGCTTGTCGATTGCCCTGTCGAGTGCGCGTTCCGCCTTTTCCCCCGCTTCAAACGCTTCATCCACCTCCCGCATCATCGACCGGATGCGCACACGGTCGTCTGCGATCTTCTGCAGTGTGGCCTGGGACGTTTCATCATTCATCCGGATCCATAATTCCTTTTCTTCGATGAACGCCGCCCACTCTTCATCCAAATAGGCATAGTCCGGATCGGCCGCGGTCTTTTTGAGCACCGATACCTCGTATTCCAGATCCTCCACGTGTTTGACCGATTCGTTGTAGGCGACTTCCGCCGCAGCCGCTTCCGCAATCTCCTTTTCCATCCGGGTATCGAGCGAGCCGGTCCATTCCTTGAGCTTATTCAGGAATGAGAATTTGCCGAGATCCATCACGTCTTTCTGTTCTTTCGTCAGTGCCCGCTCAAGCTGCCTGTTTTCCGCAACTGCCGCACTGAGCCGTGTCTGTGCATCGTCCAGACGGCGGCAGACCCGCGCGTATTCATTCCGTTTCATCGTCAGCGCCATCTGACGCTCCTGCATCGTTTCATTCATCCGAGCCGCCCCCTTTTAGTATTCATACGGGGCTGCAGACGATAAGGTTTCACAATCTGAGAGCTTTGCAAGGACAGCCAGGAACCGGTCCGTCTCCCGATCATCCGGGCCGTTCATGACCGCAGCCTGCAGCCAGTTGTGCTCCAATAGATAGCCGCTCTCATAGTGGGTCCGGAAGCCGTTCAGGAACAGGTCGTCGCCGAGACGCTGTGCGGACCGCCCCGGCGGCAATACGAACGTCAGGATACCGGGGCTTGCCGACTCTTCCGAAGCGAGTACGGATATACCGAGCGTCCCGGCACCTTTCCGCAGCCTGTCCGCTGTCCGGCGGAGCTGCCCGTAACGCCTGTCCGGATCTACGGACAGGTTCCTGAGCGCCTGATCGAGTGCGGCCAGTAAGTTCGACGACTGGGTGAACGGAATCCCCCCGCCCTCTTCATACAGGCCGATATCCAGATAGCGCGGCAGTCTGCGGTCCTCCTCCAGTCGCCCATTATGGAATACGAGGGCCAGGCCGGAATAGCCCGCGAGTCCTTTCCCGCTGACGGATGATGCGAAATCGACAATCCGGAGATCCAGCGGAACCGTCCCTAATGAGCT comes from Sporosarcina trichiuri and encodes:
- a CDS encoding VOC family protein is translated as MEHSFTGIDHVQIAAPPGAEEQARAFYGQLLGMPEIEKPENLKSRGGCWFSCGSQEVHIGIQHDFQAAKKAHPGFTVHALPSLRHTLQEAGYGISEEPPIDGRQRFFTHDPFGNRIEFLEFD